Proteins encoded by one window of Tepidibacillus fermentans:
- the gcvPB gene encoding aminomethyl-transferring glycine dehydrogenase subunit GcvPB, with protein MRKKKALVFELSQPGRVSYSLPELDVPEVAIDQLIPKEIIRENPPEFPELSELDLMRHYTELSHRNHGVDSGFYPLGSCTMKYNPKINEDVARYPGFAHIHPYQPVEMVQGALEMMYNLQEMLQKITGMDKVTLQPAAGAHGEWTGLMLIRAYHESRGDFQRKKVIVPDSAHGTNPASATVAGFETITVKSNAQGNVDIEELKKVVGNDTAALMLTNPNTLGLFEKDIVEIDKIVHDAGGLLYYDGANANAILGYARPGDMGFDVVHLNLHKTFSTPHGGGGPGSGPVGVKKILEPFLPKPLVAKEGDQYYLDYDIPQSIGRVKAFYGNFGVLVRAYTYIRTMGPDGLKAVSENAVLNANYMMRRLQDYYDLPFKQHCKHEFVLSGKRQKKLGVRTLDIAKRLLDFGFHPPTIYFPLIVEECLMIEPTETESKETLDRFIDVLIQIAHEAENEPEKVLEAPHNTVVGRLDEATAARNPILRYKK; from the coding sequence ATGAGAAAGAAAAAAGCCCTCGTTTTTGAATTAAGCCAACCAGGCAGAGTTTCATATAGTTTACCTGAACTCGACGTTCCAGAAGTAGCGATTGATCAACTTATCCCTAAGGAAATAATCAGGGAAAACCCTCCTGAATTCCCTGAATTGTCTGAATTGGACCTTATGCGCCATTATACTGAATTATCACATCGAAATCATGGAGTCGATTCAGGGTTTTATCCTTTAGGATCTTGTACAATGAAATATAATCCCAAAATAAACGAGGATGTAGCTCGTTATCCTGGATTTGCTCATATACATCCCTATCAACCAGTAGAAATGGTCCAAGGAGCTTTGGAGATGATGTATAATCTTCAAGAAATGCTTCAGAAGATTACAGGCATGGATAAAGTTACATTACAGCCTGCAGCTGGTGCACATGGTGAATGGACGGGCTTAATGTTGATCCGCGCTTATCATGAAAGCCGTGGTGATTTTCAACGGAAAAAAGTGATTGTTCCTGATTCAGCACATGGGACCAACCCAGCATCCGCAACTGTAGCCGGATTTGAGACCATTACAGTAAAGTCCAACGCTCAAGGCAATGTAGATATTGAGGAGTTAAAGAAGGTTGTGGGAAACGATACAGCTGCTTTAATGTTAACCAATCCCAACACCCTCGGATTATTTGAAAAAGATATTGTAGAGATTGACAAGATTGTTCATGATGCTGGAGGACTTCTTTATTATGATGGAGCTAACGCAAACGCTATCCTAGGTTATGCTCGTCCAGGGGATATGGGATTCGATGTGGTTCATCTAAACCTCCATAAAACGTTCTCTACTCCTCATGGTGGTGGCGGTCCAGGTTCAGGTCCAGTTGGGGTTAAGAAGATTCTAGAACCGTTCTTGCCAAAACCATTGGTTGCAAAAGAAGGGGATCAATACTATCTCGATTATGACATACCTCAATCCATAGGTAGAGTGAAGGCGTTTTATGGTAATTTTGGTGTTCTTGTACGTGCGTATACCTATATTCGAACAATGGGCCCGGATGGTTTAAAAGCGGTGTCTGAGAATGCAGTCCTCAATGCGAACTATATGATGAGAAGACTCCAAGATTACTACGATTTACCATTTAAACAGCATTGCAAACATGAATTTGTATTATCTGGTAAAAGACAAAAGAAACTTGGAGTACGTACATTAGATATTGCCAAACGTTTATTAGATTTTGGTTTTCATCCACCGACGATCTATTTCCCGCTAATTGTTGAAGAATGCCTAATGATAGAACCAACCGAAACGGAAAGTAAAGAAACCTTAGATCGATTTATCGATGTACTCATTCAAATTGCACATGAAGCAGAAAATGAACCAGAAAAAGTTTTAGAAGCACCTCATAACACCGTTGTAGGTCGTTTGGATGAAGCAACTGCTGCAAGAAACCCAATTCTACGATATAAGAAATAA